A window of the Podarcis raffonei isolate rPodRaf1 chromosome 4, rPodRaf1.pri, whole genome shotgun sequence genome harbors these coding sequences:
- the PCP4 gene encoding calmodulin regulator protein PCP4 isoform X2: MSERQGAGATNGKDKTSGENDEQKKVPEDFDIDMDAPETEKAAVAIQSQFRKFQKKKDGSKS, from the exons AGACAAGGTGCTGGAGCAACAAATGGAAAAGACAAGACATCTGGTGAGAATG ATGAGCAAAAGAAAGTTCCAGAGGACTTTGATATAGACATGGATGCACCAGAGACAGAGAAAGCTGCAGTGGCGATACAGTCTCAGTTCAGGAAATTCCAGAAGAAAAAGGACGGGTCCAAATCTTAG